Proteins encoded by one window of Xenopus tropicalis strain Nigerian chromosome 6, UCB_Xtro_10.0, whole genome shotgun sequence:
- the nxpe3l.6 gene encoding NXPE family member 3 isoform X1 encodes MTTRWQHNLVNVYWDCMSVVHTLTTRGSVGAECIKRGPHPELRVFMGEHEEASWRKRRTAYRMDNNSLKKKLISKVDSAMLGRQRKHQVSIVFLFCLIFISGFLYRFLWMKPLGENPPLKLHISPQNNSILALEKEPQTPNTTQGNGSSYPTAAEQELQTLMKVIEWPAPPGPTEYNFSTSPLTTEFQLLFPRGAYYVGEYVEVLITARDHGGRPKAYGGDYFQAKLHSPTLKAGVTGSVTDHRNGTYTASFLLLWPGQVEISIRLVHSCEAIAVHKTLRNTRLDKIYFYGTIDEATESMECHEWPQPGPNVCKFHDPDSGERWYCKRQTHNPCSGYKGVLQGTSNHNFRAEEQRLIHTSVKEKLIRSKVNPFQVLPSNNRTDNRSVCSPGLPIPDPSGFYYQDFWKSRACKNRAFPGPSAVTQCLAGKALYLFGDSTTDQWWKHLNEFIPSLVEINLSVQLPGVLAGPRVAVDTEHKFMVQWQGHQTALTLATGDEQALPFVANELDRLSGEGLVVVINCMAHFILNPVKGYVHRLRSIRDSVLRLMKRSPLTKVFIKSGNTGYKYTYGSDWLSLQLDTVMRAMFSGLPVTILDNWQMTSCHYLPQDLHPGPVIVKNEIDLLLSFICPT; translated from the exons atgaccactaggtggcagcataatTTGGTTAATGTTTATTGGGATTGTATGAGTGTAGTTCACACCCTgaccactagaggcagtgtgggggCAGAATGTATAAAAAGaggaccacacccagaattaagggtctttatgggagaacaTGAAGAGGCCAGCTGGAGGAAAAGAAGAACCGCATATAGG ATGGATAACAACTCCCTAAAGAAGAAACTGATCAGCAAAGTGGACTCCGCCATGTTGGGCCGGCAAAGAAAACATCAGGTTTCCATTGTATTTCTCTTCTGCCTGATTTTTATTTCTGGG TTTCTCTATAGGTTTCTGTGGATGAAACCATTGGGGGAAAATCCTCCTCTTAAGCTACATATATCTCCACAAAATAATTCGATTTTAGCACTGGAGAAAGAACCTCAGACCCCAAACACCACCCAAGGCAATGGGTCTTCTTATCCCACCGCAGCGGAGCAAGAACTTCAGACCCTGATGAAGGTGATTGAGTGGCCGGCGCCTCCGGGCCCCACAGAGTATAATTTCTCCACCAGTCCATTGACCACAGAGTTCCAGCTGCTGTTCCCACGTGGCGCCTATTATGTTGGAGAATATGTAGAAGTTCTCATCACAGCGCGGGACCACGGGGGCCGACCAAAAGCCTACGGAGGGGATTactttcaggccaaactgcactCCCCAACGCTGAAAGCAGGAGTAACCGGCTCAGTCACAGACCATAGGAACGGCACCTACACGGCTTCCTTCCTGCTGCTCTGGCCGGGGCAAGTGGAGATCTCCATAAGGCTTGTCCATTCCTGTGAGGCCATAGCCGTCCATAAAACCTTGAGGAACACACGTCTTGATAAG ATCTACTTCTATGGGACTATTGATGAAGCTACAGAATCAATGGAGTGTCACGAGTGGCCCCAGCCTGGACCCAATGTGTGTAAATTCCATGACCCAgacagtggggagagatggtACTGCAAGCGTCAGACCCATAATCCCTGCAGCGGATACAAAGGGGTGTTACAAGGGACCAGTAACCACAACTTCAGGGCGGAGGAACAACGGCTCATACATAC GTCTGTAAAGGAGAAACTTATTAGATCCAAAGTTAACCCATTCCAAGTCCTGCCTTCAAACAACAGAACAG ATAATAGAAGCGTTTGTTCTCCTGGCCTTCCGATCCCGGACCCTTCTGGGTTCTATTACCAGGACTTCTGGAAGTCCCGCGCCTGCAAGAACAGAGCTTTCCCCGGTCCATCTGCGGTTACACAGTGCCTGGCAGGCAAGGCCCTCTACTTGTTTGGAGATTCAACAACTGATCAGTGGTGGAAACATCTGAATGAGTTCATACCAT CTCTTGTGGAAATAAACCTCTCTGTGCAGCTCCCAGGGGTCCTGGCGGGGCCACGTGTGGCTGTAGACACAGAGCACAAGTTTATGGTGCAGTGGCAAGGGCACCAGACGGCACTAACCTTGGCAACTGGTGATGAACAAGCCCTCCCTTTTGTAGCTAATGAATTGGACCGGTTGAGTGGGGAAGGGCTGGTGGTTGTTATAAACTGCATGGCCCATTTTATCTTAAACCCAGTGAAAGGCTATGTACACAGGCTCCGCAGCATTCGCGACTCTGTCCTCCGGCTAATGAAGCGCAGCCCGTTAACCAAGGTCTTCATCAAGTCTGGTAACACTGGATACAAGTACACCTATGGCAGTGATTGGCTGTCCCTTCAGTTGGACACGGTAATGAGGGCCATGTTCTCCGGGCTGCCTGTTACTATACTGGACAACTGGCAAATGACCTCCTGCCATTACCTACCCCAAGACCTCCATCCTGGCCCAGTTATTGTCAAGAATGAGATTGACTTATTGTTGTCCTTCATCTGCCCAACGTGA
- the nxpe3l.6 gene encoding NXPE family member 3 isoform X2: MEFIFDIFWYGIYKTLDTCTSGVTTTQQTRQPGQRQMDNNSLKKKLISKVDSAMLGRQRKHQVSIVFLFCLIFISGFLYRFLWMKPLGENPPLKLHISPQNNSILALEKEPQTPNTTQGNGSSYPTAAEQELQTLMKVIEWPAPPGPTEYNFSTSPLTTEFQLLFPRGAYYVGEYVEVLITARDHGGRPKAYGGDYFQAKLHSPTLKAGVTGSVTDHRNGTYTASFLLLWPGQVEISIRLVHSCEAIAVHKTLRNTRLDKIYFYGTIDEATESMECHEWPQPGPNVCKFHDPDSGERWYCKRQTHNPCSGYKGVLQGTSNHNFRAEEQRLIHTSVKEKLIRSKVNPFQVLPSNNRTDNRSVCSPGLPIPDPSGFYYQDFWKSRACKNRAFPGPSAVTQCLAGKALYLFGDSTTDQWWKHLNEFIPSLVEINLSVQLPGVLAGPRVAVDTEHKFMVQWQGHQTALTLATGDEQALPFVANELDRLSGEGLVVVINCMAHFILNPVKGYVHRLRSIRDSVLRLMKRSPLTKVFIKSGNTGYKYTYGSDWLSLQLDTVMRAMFSGLPVTILDNWQMTSCHYLPQDLHPGPVIVKNEIDLLLSFICPT; the protein is encoded by the exons ATGGAATTCATATTTGATATTTTTTGGTATGGAATCTATAAAACCCTTGATACCTGCACGAGTGGCGTAACTACCACACAGCAGACCCGGCAACCGGGGCAGAGACAG ATGGATAACAACTCCCTAAAGAAGAAACTGATCAGCAAAGTGGACTCCGCCATGTTGGGCCGGCAAAGAAAACATCAGGTTTCCATTGTATTTCTCTTCTGCCTGATTTTTATTTCTGGG TTTCTCTATAGGTTTCTGTGGATGAAACCATTGGGGGAAAATCCTCCTCTTAAGCTACATATATCTCCACAAAATAATTCGATTTTAGCACTGGAGAAAGAACCTCAGACCCCAAACACCACCCAAGGCAATGGGTCTTCTTATCCCACCGCAGCGGAGCAAGAACTTCAGACCCTGATGAAGGTGATTGAGTGGCCGGCGCCTCCGGGCCCCACAGAGTATAATTTCTCCACCAGTCCATTGACCACAGAGTTCCAGCTGCTGTTCCCACGTGGCGCCTATTATGTTGGAGAATATGTAGAAGTTCTCATCACAGCGCGGGACCACGGGGGCCGACCAAAAGCCTACGGAGGGGATTactttcaggccaaactgcactCCCCAACGCTGAAAGCAGGAGTAACCGGCTCAGTCACAGACCATAGGAACGGCACCTACACGGCTTCCTTCCTGCTGCTCTGGCCGGGGCAAGTGGAGATCTCCATAAGGCTTGTCCATTCCTGTGAGGCCATAGCCGTCCATAAAACCTTGAGGAACACACGTCTTGATAAG ATCTACTTCTATGGGACTATTGATGAAGCTACAGAATCAATGGAGTGTCACGAGTGGCCCCAGCCTGGACCCAATGTGTGTAAATTCCATGACCCAgacagtggggagagatggtACTGCAAGCGTCAGACCCATAATCCCTGCAGCGGATACAAAGGGGTGTTACAAGGGACCAGTAACCACAACTTCAGGGCGGAGGAACAACGGCTCATACATAC GTCTGTAAAGGAGAAACTTATTAGATCCAAAGTTAACCCATTCCAAGTCCTGCCTTCAAACAACAGAACAG ATAATAGAAGCGTTTGTTCTCCTGGCCTTCCGATCCCGGACCCTTCTGGGTTCTATTACCAGGACTTCTGGAAGTCCCGCGCCTGCAAGAACAGAGCTTTCCCCGGTCCATCTGCGGTTACACAGTGCCTGGCAGGCAAGGCCCTCTACTTGTTTGGAGATTCAACAACTGATCAGTGGTGGAAACATCTGAATGAGTTCATACCAT CTCTTGTGGAAATAAACCTCTCTGTGCAGCTCCCAGGGGTCCTGGCGGGGCCACGTGTGGCTGTAGACACAGAGCACAAGTTTATGGTGCAGTGGCAAGGGCACCAGACGGCACTAACCTTGGCAACTGGTGATGAACAAGCCCTCCCTTTTGTAGCTAATGAATTGGACCGGTTGAGTGGGGAAGGGCTGGTGGTTGTTATAAACTGCATGGCCCATTTTATCTTAAACCCAGTGAAAGGCTATGTACACAGGCTCCGCAGCATTCGCGACTCTGTCCTCCGGCTAATGAAGCGCAGCCCGTTAACCAAGGTCTTCATCAAGTCTGGTAACACTGGATACAAGTACACCTATGGCAGTGATTGGCTGTCCCTTCAGTTGGACACGGTAATGAGGGCCATGTTCTCCGGGCTGCCTGTTACTATACTGGACAACTGGCAAATGACCTCCTGCCATTACCTACCCCAAGACCTCCATCCTGGCCCAGTTATTGTCAAGAATGAGATTGACTTATTGTTGTCCTTCATCTGCCCAACGTGA